Genomic window (Chryseobacterium bernardetii):
GAAATCCCGACAGAAAGCGGTTTAAAATTATTAGCTCCCGAAAAGAACAGACAGGATATGATTAGTCCAATGAGATATATCCAAAAAGGGATTATGCAGTATCAGGATGAAAAGAAAATTTTGAAGAAAGTCCCCAAGTTTGCCCCGGCAGGGCAATCCACTCAAATGATTGTAGGTGCCACCAATGAAAATGACCTTCAAATCATTAAAGTGGCAGATCACTTTTATAAAAATTTCAATTTAAAAAGAGTGTATTATTCCGGATATGTTCCGGTTTTAGAAGACAACCGGCTCCCTTCTTTAACTACTGAAGTTCCCATGCTCCGGGAAAACAGATTATACCAATCTGATTGGCTGATGAGATTTTATGGTTTTAAAGCTGAAGAAATCTTAGATCCAAACATTCCTTTTCTTGATCTGGAAGTGGATCCAAAATTAAGCTGGGCTTTACGGCATCTGGACCAGTTCCCGGTAAATATTCAAACTGCCGATTACCAGATGATATTAAGAATCCCCGGAATTGGAGTAAAGTCTGCTCAAAAAATTGTGAGTGCCAGGCGTTTTCAGATTTTAAATTTGGATCATCTGAAGCAATTGGGAGCCGCTGTGAACCGGGCAAAATATTTTATTGACTTTAATACAGGAAATGCTTTTTTGAAGTATTTAACTAATCAAAATTTGAAGAAACTGTTGATTGGGGGCAGCTCTTCAAAGTTTCATAACCAGTTTTCACAGCAGTTGAGCTTATTTTAGTTTAAACATAAATGACATCAACATTTTTTACGGATTATTACAAATTAATAAAGCAAAAAAGCCTATTTTCAGAATAGCAAAACACTTAATAGTTAGATTTTTAAATACTTTATAAATACATGACCACCCTACTCTACGACGCCAGTTTTGACGGCCTTT
Coding sequences:
- a CDS encoding putative DNA modification/repair radical SAM protein, translated to MNFDRLKEKLEILADAAKYDVSCSSSGGTRKNKKGALGDSSVSGICHTYTEDGRCVSLLKILLTNHCIYDCAYCVSRSSNDIKRAAFTVEEVVDLTINFYRRNYIEGLFLSSGIFKNADTTMERLVRVAKKLRLEENFNGYIHLKSIPGASDELMQEAALYADRLSVNLEIPTESGLKLLAPEKNRQDMISPMRYIQKGIMQYQDEKKILKKVPKFAPAGQSTQMIVGATNENDLQIIKVADHFYKNFNLKRVYYSGYVPVLEDNRLPSLTTEVPMLRENRLYQSDWLMRFYGFKAEEILDPNIPFLDLEVDPKLSWALRHLDQFPVNIQTADYQMILRIPGIGVKSAQKIVSARRFQILNLDHLKQLGAAVNRAKYFIDFNTGNAFLKYLTNQNLKKLLIGGSSSKFHNQFSQQLSLF